A single Phoenix dactylifera cultivar Barhee BC4 chromosome 1, palm_55x_up_171113_PBpolish2nd_filt_p, whole genome shotgun sequence DNA region contains:
- the LOC103715764 gene encoding uncharacterized protein LOC103715764 — protein sequence MEATLMASSSSTSPLSLLRTLVFQCPQRLRLTHWWSPPSNGFSYQKKLSVERGRLVVAGAKKRKNKPDSHSFVSKPDEATGPFPEAVLLKKKTVKEDGSVLPEFADAEEEKLYEFLKLQLESDLNVERVRHYEVVYLIHEDHVDEVESVISKVQDFIRERKGRIWRLNNWGLRRLAYKIRKAKNANYILMNFELEAKLINDFKSMLDKDERIIRHLVIKRDEPITEDCPPPPEYHTVRAQQGMLDEEYEDDEFDGEGKDWDDEGELEVDDVDDGGNIIFVGDDDKDDRNDGVSRKAKTLKAEKIAR from the exons ATGGAAGCTACTCTCAtggcttcctcctcctccacctctccCCTTTCTCTTCTACGAACCCTAGTCTTCCAATGTCCCCAGAGGCTCAGATTAACTCATTGGTGGTCGCCCCCCTCTAATGGATTCTCTTATCAGAAGAAGCTCTCTGTCGAGAGGGGAAGGCTGGTGGTGGCAGGGGCTAAGAAGAGGAAAAACAAGCCCGACTCCCACAGCTTCGTTTCCAAGCCGGACGAGGCCACCGGGCCGTTCCCCGAAGCCGTCCTGCTAAAAAAG AAAACAGTTAAGGAAGATGGTAGTGTTTTACCTGAATTTGCAGATGCTGAAGAAG AAAAGCTTTATGAGTTTCTCAAGCTTCAGCTAGAGAGTGATTTAAATGTTGAAAGAG TGCGTCATTATGAGGTGGTTTATTTAATTCATGAAGACCATGTGGATGAGGTTGAAAGTGTCATATCAAAAGTGCAAG ATTTTATCAGGGAGAGAAAAGGAAGGATTTGGAGGCTGAACAATTGGGGGCTTAGACGACTTGCTTATAAGATAAGGAAGGCAAAGAACGCCAACTATATTTTGATGAACTTTGAGCTGGAAGCCAAATTAATCAATGACTTCAAGAGCATGCTGGACAAAGATGAACGGATCATTCGGCATCTTGTGATCAAGCGTGATGAGCCAATCACAGAGGACTGTCCTCCCCCACCAGAGTACCACACTGTACGTGCTCAACAGGGCATGCTGGACGAGGAATATGAAGATGATGAGTTCGATGGTGAAGGCAAAGACTGGGATGATGAAGGTGAGTTGGAAGTAGATGATGTTGATGACGGTggtaatattatttttgttggcGACGATGACAAGGATGATAGAAATGATGGTGTGAGTAGAAAAGCGAAAACATTAAAGGCTGAGAAGATAGCTAGGTAG